A genomic window from Flavobacterium phycosphaerae includes:
- a CDS encoding DNA polymerase III subunit, whose translation MQFSAILGQDYIKNHLITSALSGRIPHAQLFVGPEGSGTLAMAIAYAQFVLCNNTGIENSGGNESCNLKFQSLSHPDLHFVYPNVANEDVKSKPKSADFLMDWREFVSASPYGSLFDWYKHLGVQNKQGEIRVDDAQDILKALALKSYEGGYKIMIVWMADKMNIAASNKLLKLLEEPPEKTLFILISENEEDIIQTIRSRCQVLHFGPLPEAVIAKALREQYFLDEPSATKVAHQAQGNYNKAIHIIHNDADDLPFEKWFVDWVRAAFRAKGNAAAIQDLILWSEEIAGLGREGQKQFLNYCITMFRQALLLNYRADKLVYLEPTVDKFSLEKFAPFVTGTNINAIFKELSDAIYHIERNGNAKIILTDLSIKLTRLIHKND comes from the coding sequence ATGCAGTTTTCAGCCATCCTTGGACAGGATTATATTAAGAATCATTTAATTACCAGCGCGTTGTCGGGGAGGATTCCGCATGCGCAATTGTTTGTTGGGCCCGAAGGCAGTGGTACTTTGGCCATGGCTATTGCTTATGCGCAGTTTGTTTTGTGTAATAATACCGGTATTGAAAACAGTGGTGGTAATGAAAGTTGCAATTTAAAATTTCAGTCGTTATCGCATCCTGATTTGCATTTTGTGTATCCGAATGTGGCTAATGAAGACGTGAAGTCGAAGCCCAAGAGTGCTGATTTCCTTATGGATTGGCGGGAGTTTGTGTCGGCTTCTCCTTACGGGAGTTTGTTTGACTGGTATAAACATTTGGGTGTTCAGAACAAGCAAGGGGAGATTCGGGTGGATGATGCTCAGGACATTTTAAAAGCTTTGGCACTGAAATCCTATGAAGGCGGTTATAAAATTATGATTGTTTGGATGGCCGATAAAATGAATATTGCCGCTTCGAATAAACTTTTGAAACTATTGGAAGAACCGCCTGAAAAGACGTTGTTTATTTTGATTTCGGAAAACGAAGAAGATATTATTCAGACGATACGTTCGCGTTGTCAGGTACTCCATTTTGGGCCCTTGCCCGAAGCTGTGATTGCTAAAGCCTTGCGTGAGCAGTATTTTTTGGATGAGCCTTCGGCTACTAAAGTGGCGCACCAGGCACAGGGTAATTATAACAAAGCCATTCATATTATTCATAACGATGCGGATGATTTGCCTTTTGAAAAATGGTTTGTGGATTGGGTTAGGGCGGCTTTCAGGGCTAAGGGTAACGCGGCTGCTATACAGGATTTGATTTTATGGAGTGAGGAGATTGCCGGTTTGGGTCGCGAGGGTCAAAAGCAGTTTTTGAATTATTGCATTACCATGTTTCGACAGGCTTTGTTGTTGAACTATCGGGCGGATAAACTGGTGTACTTGGAGCCTACGGTGGATAAGTTCAGTTTGGAAAAATTTGCTCCTTTTGTTACCGGGACTAATATAAATGCTATATTTAAAGAACTTTCAGATGCTATTTATCACATAGAAAGGAATGGGAATGCCAAAATAATTTTGACTGATTTATCAATAAAACTTACTCGTTTAATCCATAAAAATGACTAG
- a CDS encoding helix-turn-helix domain-containing protein: MIKLNIRQALKSKGIENTHQFLNQCQIPYHTASRLLNNNVESINFKYLEKICLHLHCTIDDLFLWIPEDTKTISPNHPLQKLVQKAANQTITQK; the protein is encoded by the coding sequence ATGATAAAGTTAAACATCCGTCAAGCGCTAAAAAGCAAAGGCATCGAAAACACTCATCAGTTTTTAAACCAATGTCAAATCCCCTATCACACCGCAAGCCGATTGCTGAACAACAATGTAGAGAGCATCAACTTTAAGTACCTCGAAAAGATTTGCTTACACCTCCACTGCACCATTGACGACCTCTTCCTCTGGATTCCCGAAGACACTAAAACTATATCACCCAATCATCCGCTGCAAAAACTGGTACAAAAAGCAGCAAACCAAACCATTACACAAAAATAA